AGCAGCATCCCGTCGTCAACGAATAGTAGTGGATGCAGAACTTCGCTCTTGAACCGAATGAACGTACCGGACGGTAGCGTAAACTCCTCGTTTCCTCGCGGCAAGAATGCGCCAAGCCCGTACTCTGTCCCCTGGCGCTGCGATACAACGCCAACACTGAGCTGGACGCCCGTATTCCAACGCGATAGCACCGGTACAAAGCCCGACAGAATGCCGATTGCCCCCCGCTCGGCTGTGCGGTCCGTCCAGACGTCGTGTGTACTCGTCCCAAATAAAAGCATTCCGCTATTCGGAATCAGGTCGCGACGGTTCTGCTGCAGGCGATAACCCAGCGTCATTGTGGGCTCGACCGTCCACCTCCGCACTGACGGGCCGCCCGCAACACCGTCTTGCACGAGTTTCGTCCGCCGCCACTCGGTATCGAGGCCAAACGCCCCCACAGACTGGTAGACATTCGAAGCGAGAGAGACTGGTAAGTTGAGGCCGAGGCTAACGCCGGTTTCCTCAACGCGCGCATTTGAGGAGAGAATGGTCGGACGATGAAAGGCTGTGAGCGAGGGTCGAGGTAAGAAGCCGGCATACTGGATCGAGGCCTCCGTCCATACTGAGGCATCCTGGACCCATGCCTCGGCGCCATACGACCAGACCTGCAGCGGATCCGTCCCCTGAACACCAATCCCATACCCAACGGGCGACGCATCGGCGGCACTCAGCTCTTCTACCTGATCGATCTCTTCCACATCTTTGATGACAGGGTACACGACGCGCGGAGCCAGGTGCCGCGTTGGGCGATACGGGCGCGACTCCCCCCACGGAATGCCAGCGATGGGACGGGATTCGGTTCGAAGTGGCGGTCCCGACCACTCGTCAGCACTCAACTCCACTTTAGAGGTCGGGAGGTGATTCAGGTTCGCATCGAAATCTGCGGTGACCAGGTCGTAGCGTTCGTGTCGGTAGCGAATGTAGGCAAGCGTAGTCCCATCCGGTGATAGAGCCGGCTCCAGTGCGCCGTAAAGAGCATCCGTCTGCCGCGTCACATGACCCGTCTTCGTATCGAGGACGTACACGTTTGGCGTGTGCGTCGTGCTTACGCTCGCGGAAAGCTGGGTCGTCTGTCGAAACGGTGTCGCCGCGGAGACCAGCAGGTGCCGCCCATCCGGCCCCCAACTCACGTCGTACATGCGTTTCCCGGGAAGGGCAAAGAATGGCTGCAGATGAAGTAGCGAATCTGCCGGGGACGAACGTTCAAGCCGATAGATCCTGTGCGAACCGCTAACATTCGCAAGAACCGCGACCTCTCCGCTCTGCGGCGCCACCGCCATGTGGAGCACCCGAACGTTCTCATACTTCGTCCGACGAGCAAACGAGCCGTCTGGCCGCTGTTCGACGATGTGGGTGATTTGCCCGTCATTCCGGACGGCGAGAATGCGTCCATCCAGCGTCTCGACCGGGTCGCGCACACGGCGACGATGGGTGCGGGGTCCACGATCACCATCCTCCAGTGTCACGGGCTGAATTTCTGCCCGCTGCTGAATCTGCGAAAATGCGTCGGGGACGAACCGTGCCGTCCATACACGGGCCGTGTCCGGAGAAAGGGTGTAGTCGGTATCATCAATTACTGCCTGCGTCGCAATTCGGGATCGCTCCCCGGTTTCAGTGTTGATGCGGTATAGCCCCCGACGAAGGTTGTACCCAGTAACCATCGCAACAACGTCGGAATCGCTGATCCAGTAGGGTCTTCGGTGATTCAACCCGTTATCCGACGCAACAGTGTGCGGCTCGGGACGGTCCCGCGAAATAGCAGCGGCTTTCCTGTCCCCTTCCCCACGCAGGCGGTCTCGAATGTTGCCGGGACGCTCTCCCGTTCCGCTCCACAGCGCTACGCCGAAGCCGAGGAACGGAACGCGATTGTAGAACCCGACCGTAGGAGCGAACATTTCAGCCTCTCTCGTTCCGTCCTGGCGAGCGAGGTGGCTAAATGCGTGTGCTCCCCCCACGTAGTGTCGATTGAACGGTTGCGTATAGGCCGGCGCTTCGAGCATCTGGGTCAACGACCACGGATCATCCGATTCCATGGCGGCTCGATAATGCATCCGAAAGAGCGGCGCATTCAGCCGACCAGCCTCCGGATGAATGTTGCTTTCTCGATATACGGCGACACCTTCGACCCACCCGGACGGCGCCGACAGATTCAGCACTCTCTCAAGATCATTCCCCATCCATCCCAGAACGCGTCCGACTCCAAATCCCGCGCGGATGTCGCCATGCACGGCATGAACAAGTTCATGCGGCCCCACGACGCTCGTCCACGTATCAAAGCCGCCAATCAGGGCCGGTCTCTGAAGCGACGGCAGCTCGATTTCCGTCTTGAACGGAAAGGGTGTGACGAACCCATTCGAGAGATCGCTAAATGCGTTCAGCACAACCGGTAGCCGGAACCGTTGACGCTTAACAGGACCGGATGCGAGCGAGTCAGTCGGCGCGAGGGCATCGCGCAGCTCGGCCGCCACTCGCTTCGCCACCGGGTCGTAGCCCCGCTGATAAATCAACGTGAAGGGTCCAGAACGCCGGGATACGTACTCAACGGATGGTGGACGGTACGTCGTCGCATACTCGCGGGTCTGACCATGAACCTCCGTTGAGCCCCATGTCAACGTCCAGCAGACCACAATCATGCAAGAGGCAACGATTCGCCACGAAAAAGTCGTATTCATCTTGCGTTTTGTGCAGACATGCGAGCAGGGACGGCTCATTGAGGAGGACGATACGATTGGGGGCGCCGGGCTGTCATGGAAGCATGCGCTCGAACCGCTGTTCCGAGCTGCCTCCGGATCTCCCAAACCCTGCCGAACCCGTCTGGCGACTTGCAACGAAAAGACGCAACGTCTTCCAACGCTCAATTCGACGGTGCTCCCTCCACCGGGATGATGAACGCCGTATCGTAGTAACCTGTTGACCGTATTGCAACCTTCCATGAACACCCACTGGTCGGATGAAAACGGCAATGCATCAGGACAAACATCCTAACGAATCGGGCCATAATCACGACGATCATCGGCATGCAGAGGACACCGACACGACACGTCTCATTCTGGCCGTGGTGTTTAACGGGTTGATTACTGCGGCGGAGTTCGTCGCCGGAATCGTCGCGGGAAGCCTAACCCTGCTGGCCGATGCCGCACACAACCTGAGCGACACCGCATCCATGGGAACGTCGCTGATTGCACGGAAGATATCGTCCAGAGAAGCAGACGCACGGAGAACGTTTGGGTACGAACGAGCAGAACTGATCGGAGCGTTCATCAACCTGCTCACGCTCATTCTGATCGCCCTGTACCTGATATTCGAGGCTGTGAAACGCTACTTCAACCCGACGACGATCGATGGTACCTTGATGATTTGGGTGGGACTGGCCACGCTGCTCGGAAATGTTGCAACAGCTTTCGTTCTGCACAAGCCGTCGCAGGATAGCCTCAATATCCGAAGCGCATTCGTACACATTGTCGCGGACGCGCTCGGGTCCGTCGCGGTGGTCGTTGGAGGTGTTCTGATCCTCTGGTACGATTGGACACTTATCGATCCCATACTGACCGTACTGATCGCGTGCTACATCCTCATTCACAGCTACAAGATGCTACGGGAAACGATTTCCATTCTGATGGAAAGCGCGCCCAGAGACTTTGACATCGAAGCAATGGCGGCCGAGATTGAAAAGATGGTTGGGGTATTGAACATTCACCACATCCACGTATGGCGACTGGACGAGTCTCGCGTCGCGCTGGAGGCTCACGTCGCGATTCAAGGAGTTAGCGACCTGGACGCCCTGGAACAGCTCAAAATGAGGATCAAAGACCGCCTTCGATCGGGCTATGGCGTGGATCACGCGACCCTGGAGTTCGAATTCGGTGCATGCACGGACGAGGGCGCATTCAATAGAGAACACCCGGCCGACGAGGCGTCTGCCCCGGCGCATCCGCAACATGAGTGAACACGCTTGTTTCAGCCGAAATCGTTGGTGTGCCTTGTGGCACCCCACGAACGACTCCGCGTCACGGAACCGGGAATGCTAGACTTGTTTTGAGTTCCACCCGTCGGCTCGTACACACACTGCCTCACTGTCGTGGCTCCTCCCTCCACTTCGGCTTCGGACGACTCCGATGCCCCCCTGCAGAATCAGGACAACGATCCGAGCATCTCGCCGATTTCCGAGCGGTCACTCTCGTCGGATGATCTCGGGAACGCGTCTCCGTCTTCGCCGGCGGATTTCGATGGAGAAAATGACGGATCGAATAGCTCAACCGTCGTGACGACCCTCACGAGTCAAGAGCAGATCCAGACGCTCGGTGCAATCCACACGAACCCCGAGCAGCCGGAGGGACAAACCTTTCCTCCGTCAGCTAGCGTTCGCGATGTGGAAGCCGGCGCCTCGCGGAAGGACCCACGGCTTTTTTTCAACCGGGAGTTATCGACGCTCGACTTCAACTGGCGCGTCCTCTGCCAGGCGCTCGATGATCGCACCCCGTTGATGGAGCGCGTCTTTTTCACGGCCATCACGGACAGCAACGTCGACGAGTTCTTCCGGAAACGCGTCGGTGGACTCAAGCGACAGCAGGCCGCGGGCGTTTCCGCAACCTCGCCGGACGGGCGAACACCCGATGAGCAGATCGAGGCCGTGCGGGCTCCGGCGGATCGTCTGTATCGTCGCATGACCGGGTTCTGGAAAGACGAACTGGTCCCACTTCTGGCGAAGGAGGCCGATATCCACATTCTCGATTATGACGATCTCTCGGAGGGACAGAGGCAGAAAGCCGACGAGCATTTTCAAAATAACATTTTCCCAATCCTGACCCCGCTCGCGGTCGGTCCAGGGCACCCGTTCCCGTTCCTCTCGAACCTGAGCCTATCGCTTGCGGTCACGCTGCGCAATCCGACCCGCAACTCGGACCACTTTGCCCGCGTCAAGGTGCCGTCGAACCGCGACCGGTGGGTGGATCTTGGAGACGACCGTTACGTGCCGCTTGAGCAGGTGATCGCCAATAACCTCGGCGACCTCTTCCGCGGCATGGAAATCAAAACGGTCCATGCGTTTCGCGTCACTCGCAACGCCGACATTCGGCGAGATGAGGAAGAGGCGGATGACCTCCTTGAGATGATCTCGGAAGAACTTCGCGAGCGCCGATTCGCGCGGGTTGTGCGCCTTGAGGTCGACGACGATATGCCGGATGACGTCCGCGATCTCTTGACCGACGAACTGTCGATCGAACCGGGCGATGTGTATGTGAGCCAAAGCCTCCTTGGCCTTGGTGACGCGATGAACCTGATGGGTATCGACCGCCCGGACTTGAAATTCGAGCCGTGGGAGCCGGTCACGCCACCGCGCCTGCTCCGCGAAGGCAACCCGACCGACCTCGTTCGGCAGGGAAAAACCGCCGACTATCCGAACATCTTCGCGGCCATCCGAGAGGAT
This DNA window, taken from Longibacter salinarum, encodes the following:
- a CDS encoding PD40 domain-containing protein — encoded protein: MNTTFSWRIVASCMIVVCWTLTWGSTEVHGQTREYATTYRPPSVEYVSRRSGPFTLIYQRGYDPVAKRVAAELRDALAPTDSLASGPVKRQRFRLPVVLNAFSDLSNGFVTPFPFKTEIELPSLQRPALIGGFDTWTSVVGPHELVHAVHGDIRAGFGVGRVLGWMGNDLERVLNLSAPSGWVEGVAVYRESNIHPEAGRLNAPLFRMHYRAAMESDDPWSLTQMLEAPAYTQPFNRHYVGGAHAFSHLARQDGTREAEMFAPTVGFYNRVPFLGFGVALWSGTGERPGNIRDRLRGEGDRKAAAISRDRPEPHTVASDNGLNHRRPYWISDSDVVAMVTGYNLRRGLYRINTETGERSRIATQAVIDDTDYTLSPDTARVWTARFVPDAFSQIQQRAEIQPVTLEDGDRGPRTHRRRVRDPVETLDGRILAVRNDGQITHIVEQRPDGSFARRTKYENVRVLHMAVAPQSGEVAVLANVSGSHRIYRLERSSPADSLLHLQPFFALPGKRMYDVSWGPDGRHLLVSAATPFRQTTQLSASVSTTHTPNVYVLDTKTGHVTRQTDALYGALEPALSPDGTTLAYIRYRHERYDLVTADFDANLNHLPTSKVELSADEWSGPPLRTESRPIAGIPWGESRPYRPTRHLAPRVVYPVIKDVEEIDQVEELSAADASPVGYGIGVQGTDPLQVWSYGAEAWVQDASVWTEASIQYAGFLPRPSLTAFHRPTILSSNARVEETGVSLGLNLPVSLASNVYQSVGAFGLDTEWRRTKLVQDGVAGGPSVRRWTVEPTMTLGYRLQQNRRDLIPNSGMLLFGTSTHDVWTDRTAERGAIGILSGFVPVLSRWNTGVQLSVGVVSQRQGTEYGLGAFLPRGNEEFTLPSGTFIRFKSEVLHPLLFVDDGMLLLPVYVKAVYSYGFASTLTRVRDITARRQRVSSVGGGLGVRIRLFSTADLDLRVGLAYQIEEEKAVAVFR
- a CDS encoding cation diffusion facilitator family transporter codes for the protein MKTAMHQDKHPNESGHNHDDHRHAEDTDTTRLILAVVFNGLITAAEFVAGIVAGSLTLLADAAHNLSDTASMGTSLIARKISSREADARRTFGYERAELIGAFINLLTLILIALYLIFEAVKRYFNPTTIDGTLMIWVGLATLLGNVATAFVLHKPSQDSLNIRSAFVHIVADALGSVAVVVGGVLILWYDWTLIDPILTVLIACYILIHSYKMLRETISILMESAPRDFDIEAMAAEIEKMVGVLNIHHIHVWRLDESRVALEAHVAIQGVSDLDALEQLKMRIKDRLRSGYGVDHATLEFEFGACTDEGAFNREHPADEASAPAHPQHE